One window from the genome of Spiractinospora alimapuensis encodes:
- a CDS encoding CaiB/BaiF CoA transferase family protein, whose translation MSETHQESVPRNAHHGPLDGVRVVDAATIYAGPMLATLLGDYGADVIKVEHPRGDGLRNWAWHKDGESLWWAVANRNKRTISLSLSEPRGADLVRRLLADADVFVENFRPGTLEKWGLSPESLWEINPRLVVVRVSGFGQTGPYRSRPGFGTLAEAISGFADTNGTPEGSPLLPQWPLADGVTAVAGAFATMTALRHAERTGEGQVVDMSIYEPLFWILGAQTTAYDQLGLVPERQGNRTAFTVPRGCYQTRDGRWVALSGATTVTGKRIMRAVGRDDLADAPWFDDMAGKIAHRDELDEAIASWIAERDNDEVLATFDEVGATVGPVYSIADISDDPHFNERGSVTSVDHPTLGPVRMQGLIARLSATPGSIRHPGAAPNAHAQQILREELGLDDTTIADLAARGVIQVADDSTASPTPST comes from the coding sequence ATGTCTGAAACGCACCAGGAATCGGTGCCCCGGAACGCCCACCACGGGCCCCTCGACGGAGTGCGGGTGGTGGACGCCGCCACCATCTACGCCGGCCCCATGCTCGCGACGTTGCTCGGTGACTACGGCGCCGACGTGATCAAGGTCGAGCACCCACGGGGCGACGGGTTGCGGAACTGGGCGTGGCACAAGGACGGCGAGTCGCTGTGGTGGGCGGTGGCCAACCGCAACAAGCGGACCATCTCCCTCTCGCTGTCCGAGCCGCGAGGCGCCGACCTGGTGCGTCGGCTCCTGGCGGACGCGGACGTGTTCGTCGAGAACTTCCGCCCGGGCACCCTGGAGAAGTGGGGTCTCTCCCCGGAGAGCCTGTGGGAGATCAACCCCCGCCTGGTGGTGGTGCGGGTCTCGGGCTTCGGTCAGACCGGGCCCTATCGCTCCCGGCCCGGCTTCGGCACCCTGGCCGAGGCGATCTCCGGGTTCGCCGACACCAACGGCACGCCCGAGGGGTCACCGCTGCTGCCGCAGTGGCCGCTCGCGGACGGTGTGACCGCGGTGGCGGGAGCCTTCGCGACGATGACCGCGTTGCGGCACGCGGAGCGCACCGGCGAGGGACAGGTCGTGGACATGTCCATCTACGAGCCCCTGTTCTGGATTCTCGGTGCCCAGACCACCGCCTACGACCAACTTGGTCTGGTCCCCGAGCGCCAGGGCAACCGGACCGCCTTCACCGTCCCCCGGGGCTGCTACCAGACCCGTGACGGCCGGTGGGTCGCGCTGTCGGGCGCCACGACGGTCACCGGCAAGCGCATCATGCGCGCCGTCGGACGCGACGACCTCGCCGACGCCCCGTGGTTCGACGACATGGCCGGCAAGATCGCCCATCGCGACGAATTGGACGAGGCCATCGCCTCGTGGATCGCCGAGCGCGACAACGACGAGGTGCTCGCGACCTTCGACGAGGTCGGCGCCACCGTCGGCCCGGTCTACTCCATCGCCGACATCAGCGACGACCCGCACTTCAACGAGCGCGGAAGCGTGACCTCGGTCGACCACCCGACCCTGGGCCCCGTCCGGATGCAGGGCCTCATCGCCCGCCTGAGCGCCACCCCCGGCTCCATCCGCCACCCCGGCGCGGCCCCCAACGCCCACGCCCAACAAATCCTCCGCGAGGAGCTGGGCCTCGACGACACCACCATCGCCGACCTCGCCGCCCGCGGCGTGATCCAGGTAGCCGACGACTCCACGGCCAGCCCCACCCCGTCGACGTAA
- a CDS encoding isocitrate/isopropylmalate dehydrogenase family protein — MSENAPYDIAVLRGDGVGPEVVDEACKALDAAVATVPGLALTVTEWEAGVGLYARTGEALPTETYDAVRAADATLLGAMGLPDVRAEDGTEIQGRVTIGLRTSLGLYGGIRPIKLYPGITPRIDALGPVDLVVVRENTEGLFASFDGGAGIADHVVGDTALISRAGTERVTRRAFELAAARPGRPSDGTPLVTCVDKANIFRSQAFFRRVFTEVATGEYPSVPHEFALVDALSLSVLQRPETYDVLVTENMFGDIISDLATVLIGGLGMAPSGDVGDRHALFQPSHGSAPDLVGRGVANPLATVLSAAMMLDWLADRHDDPAARAAARMVDDAVATVTAHGTVTPDLGGRASTVEVGDAVAAVIRESPVPNV; from the coding sequence TTGAGCGAGAACGCCCCCTATGACATCGCTGTTCTCCGTGGGGACGGAGTGGGGCCCGAGGTGGTCGACGAGGCGTGCAAAGCACTGGACGCCGCCGTCGCGACCGTGCCCGGGCTCGCCCTCACCGTCACCGAGTGGGAGGCCGGCGTCGGCCTCTACGCGCGGACCGGAGAGGCGCTACCGACGGAGACCTACGACGCCGTCCGCGCGGCCGACGCCACGCTGCTCGGCGCGATGGGACTGCCCGACGTCCGCGCCGAGGACGGGACGGAGATCCAGGGGCGGGTGACCATCGGGCTGCGCACGTCCCTCGGCCTGTACGGCGGGATCCGGCCCATCAAGCTGTACCCGGGCATCACCCCCAGGATCGACGCGCTGGGACCGGTCGACCTCGTCGTGGTCCGGGAGAACACCGAGGGGCTCTTCGCGTCCTTCGACGGCGGTGCCGGGATCGCCGACCACGTCGTGGGCGACACCGCGCTGATCAGTCGGGCGGGCACCGAGCGCGTGACCCGGCGCGCCTTCGAGCTCGCGGCGGCGCGACCGGGGCGCCCCTCGGACGGGACACCTCTCGTCACCTGTGTGGACAAGGCGAACATCTTCCGCTCCCAGGCGTTCTTCCGTCGGGTGTTCACCGAGGTCGCCACCGGCGAATACCCGTCCGTCCCCCACGAGTTCGCCCTGGTGGACGCGCTCTCGCTGTCGGTCCTGCAGCGACCGGAGACCTACGACGTGCTCGTCACCGAGAACATGTTCGGCGACATCATCTCCGACCTGGCGACCGTCCTGATCGGCGGTCTGGGGATGGCCCCCTCCGGTGACGTCGGGGACCGCCACGCCCTGTTCCAGCCTTCGCACGGCTCGGCACCCGACCTCGTCGGTCGGGGTGTCGCCAACCCGCTCGCCACCGTGCTGTCCGCCGCCATGATGTTGGACTGGCTCGCCGACCGACACGACGACCCCGCCGCCCGCGCCGCCGCGCGGATGGTCGACGACGCCGTCGCCACCGTCACCGCGCACGGCACGGTGACCCCCGACCTGGGGGGACGCGCCTCCACAGTGGAGGTCGGCGACGCGGTGGCCGCGGTCATCCGGGAGTCGCCGGTCCCCAACGTCTGA
- a CDS encoding carbohydrate ABC transporter permease: protein MADAPPDRGSQHTRRVRRGGAGVRFRRWFHQRGFWLMLMAPVLLYLLLAQYYPLSETVRLSFFDHRLTSPEPQRFTGLDNYRQLFFEDRVFWSIVGNSLIWVLGSTGLQLATGTLFAVVLNQSVRLRGLWRGLLMVPWVMPVVVVAIVWRWIFDGEFGLANHYLLQAGILSEPVVWLGSETWVWVVLLLAGVWMGTPFVTLLVLAALQGIPDAVLEAADVDGASRWQRFWFVILPMLRPTLFIAGMIALVVTWFKFELIWALTNGGPGFATSILPTYVYSRAFQDFDFGLAGAVATTAMVIVVLVAGLVAGLFARRRG from the coding sequence ATGGCTGACGCGCCCCCCGACCGGGGAAGCCAGCACACCCGGCGCGTCCGGCGCGGCGGAGCCGGTGTCCGGTTCCGCCGCTGGTTCCACCAGCGTGGCTTCTGGCTCATGCTCATGGCGCCCGTCCTACTGTACCTCCTCCTCGCCCAGTACTACCCGCTGAGCGAGACGGTGCGGCTGAGCTTCTTCGACCATAGGCTGACCAGCCCGGAGCCACAGCGCTTCACCGGTTTGGACAACTACCGCCAACTGTTCTTCGAGGACCGTGTCTTCTGGTCCATCGTCGGCAACAGTCTCATCTGGGTTCTGGGGTCGACCGGGCTTCAGCTCGCTACCGGCACCCTGTTCGCGGTCGTCCTGAACCAGTCGGTGCGGCTCCGCGGACTGTGGCGGGGCCTGCTCATGGTCCCCTGGGTCATGCCCGTGGTCGTCGTCGCCATCGTGTGGCGGTGGATCTTCGACGGCGAGTTCGGGCTCGCCAACCACTATCTACTCCAGGCCGGAATCCTCTCCGAACCGGTCGTGTGGCTGGGCTCCGAGACCTGGGTGTGGGTCGTGTTGTTGCTCGCCGGCGTCTGGATGGGCACCCCGTTCGTGACGCTCCTCGTCCTCGCCGCGCTCCAAGGCATCCCGGACGCGGTCCTGGAGGCGGCCGACGTCGACGGTGCCTCCAGGTGGCAGCGCTTCTGGTTCGTCATCCTGCCGATGTTGCGCCCGACCCTCTTCATCGCCGGCATGATCGCGCTGGTGGTGACGTGGTTCAAGTTCGAACTCATCTGGGCGTTGACCAACGGCGGACCGGGGTTCGCCACCAGCATCCTGCCCACCTACGTGTACTCGCGGGCGTTCCAGGACTTCGACTTCGGACTCGCCGGAGCGGTCGCGACGACCGCGATGGTGATCGTCGTGCTGGTGGCCGGACTGGTCGCGGGCCTGTTCGCGAGGAGGCGAGGCTGA
- a CDS encoding HpcH/HpaI aldolase/citrate lyase family protein, whose product MPPTTPSTAELTRRLRTVLFVPGDRPDRIPKAAASGSTAIAIDLEDAVAESRKEEARQHTVDAITALPTDGPLVAVRVNAPDTGLADGDVAALADVLHRVDAVIVPMSSAPEQVRHVSGLLADAEERAGVAPGRVRLIPLVETARGILDAREVAAADPRVLTMSFGPADLSHELGVVPTAEGGELAVARSLLVLAAAAANLPRPIDGPHLDLDDEAGLRVSARRARALGFAGKQVIHPRQIPVVADVFAPTADEVAWARRVDEAFGAAERTGVSSIRLEDGTFVDYPIAARARAILAEAR is encoded by the coding sequence ATGCCCCCGACCACCCCCAGCACCGCCGAACTCACCCGCCGGTTGCGCACGGTGCTGTTCGTCCCCGGAGACCGCCCGGACCGCATCCCCAAGGCCGCGGCCAGCGGGTCCACCGCCATCGCCATCGACCTCGAGGACGCCGTCGCGGAGTCCCGCAAGGAGGAGGCCCGCCAGCACACGGTGGACGCCATCACGGCCCTGCCCACCGACGGACCACTCGTCGCGGTCCGGGTCAACGCGCCCGACACCGGCCTCGCCGACGGCGACGTCGCCGCCCTTGCCGACGTGCTCCACCGCGTCGACGCGGTCATCGTGCCGATGAGCAGCGCCCCAGAGCAGGTTCGCCACGTCTCGGGCCTACTGGCCGACGCCGAGGAACGGGCCGGCGTCGCCCCGGGACGCGTCCGGCTGATCCCCCTGGTCGAGACGGCGCGCGGGATCCTCGACGCCCGCGAAGTCGCCGCCGCCGACCCGCGCGTCCTGACGATGTCCTTCGGCCCGGCGGACCTCTCCCACGAGCTCGGCGTGGTCCCCACCGCCGAGGGGGGCGAACTCGCCGTGGCCCGGTCCCTCCTGGTCCTGGCAGCCGCGGCCGCGAACCTGCCCCGGCCGATCGACGGCCCCCACCTGGACCTCGACGACGAGGCCGGACTCCGTGTGTCGGCACGCCGGGCCCGCGCCCTGGGCTTCGCCGGCAAACAGGTCATCCACCCCCGCCAGATCCCGGTGGTCGCCGACGTCTTCGCGCCGACGGCCGACGAGGTGGCGTGGGCCCGTCGGGTGGACGAGGCGTTCGGCGCGGCCGAGCGAACGGGGGTGTCGTCCATCCGCCTGGAGGACGGGACCTTCGTCGACTATCCGATCGCGGCCCGGGCGCGCGCCATCCTCGCCGAAGCGCGATAA
- a CDS encoding GntR family transcriptional regulator, whose amino-acid sequence MAQRRASTSPTKAEEAFTTIRQRIARGELPGGAKLTLQALSTDLRMSLTPVREALRVLQAHGLVEYRPHHGHVVTRYSLRRAEEVYLLRTTLEPIAVELAAERMTDDRLAEIRSLHEEFCAVANREGVGHGAVVDLNALWHRKIYEAADTVYLEDFVDRLWTGMPYQAIWSVERRHESVTDHEAVMAALGDRHGELAAAAMRTHILRSQRATISHLRDIGAPER is encoded by the coding sequence TTGGCCCAGCGGCGTGCGTCGACCTCGCCCACCAAGGCCGAGGAAGCCTTCACCACCATCCGGCAGCGGATCGCGCGCGGGGAGCTTCCCGGCGGCGCGAAACTCACCCTGCAGGCCCTGTCCACGGACCTGCGGATGAGTCTGACGCCGGTCCGTGAGGCGCTGCGTGTCCTGCAGGCGCACGGGTTGGTCGAGTACCGGCCACACCATGGGCACGTGGTGACGCGCTACTCGCTGCGCCGCGCGGAAGAGGTGTACCTCCTGCGCACCACCCTGGAGCCCATCGCGGTGGAACTCGCGGCGGAACGGATGACCGACGACAGACTCGCCGAGATCCGGTCCCTGCACGAGGAGTTCTGCGCCGTCGCCAACCGCGAGGGCGTCGGTCATGGCGCGGTCGTGGACCTGAACGCGTTGTGGCACCGGAAGATCTACGAGGCCGCCGACACCGTCTACCTGGAGGACTTCGTCGACCGGCTCTGGACGGGAATGCCGTACCAGGCCATCTGGTCGGTGGAGCGCCGCCACGAGTCGGTCACTGACCACGAGGCCGTCATGGCCGCCCTCGGCGACCGCCACGGAGAACTCGCCGCCGCCGCGATGCGCACGCACATCCTGCGCAGCCAACGCGCGACGATCAGCCATCTCCGCGACATCGGGGCCCCCGAGCGGTAG
- a CDS encoding 2-hydroxycarboxylate transporter family protein — protein sequence MKQDAPPKSVPDSPIESPDDARRIMGLPWPWFVALFAVLAVAVAIGALESTMIVGFTAVVLIGNLLYWIGERVPVLRDFGLPTLLCILLPPVLMLVNAFPSNLAVVIEDFTTESGFLDFYVGSLIAGSILTMPRALLIKAGARYAFPLVTVILSVFAVVGGLGALFGFGFRDAILFVAAPVVGGGIGAGAVPMSEMYAAALDGSSADHMSRLVPAVVVANTLAILIAGVWGGLTKKHRQYFPGFDGQGVLVRGGSKSSDDFRVPPRPTGAFFGPMAVGLALTGALFIFGQIINHFVPEVHGYAWTILAAALLKIFNILPEFMTEAVGGWYGFVAGRLTPALLVGIGVSLLDLSMLGSLLSNPAHLALTAVGVLTATLIAGIAGWLVRMYFVETSVAVGLGTTDMGGTGDVAVVSASNRLELMPFMQVSSRIGGALVLLLLSFLLPFLT from the coding sequence ATGAAACAGGATGCGCCCCCCAAGAGCGTGCCGGACTCCCCCATAGAGTCACCGGACGACGCTCGTCGCATCATGGGACTCCCCTGGCCGTGGTTCGTGGCGTTGTTCGCCGTTCTCGCGGTCGCTGTCGCCATCGGGGCCCTCGAGTCGACCATGATCGTCGGCTTCACCGCGGTGGTACTGATCGGAAACCTGCTGTACTGGATCGGTGAACGCGTTCCCGTCCTGCGCGACTTCGGTCTTCCAACATTGCTGTGTATCCTCCTTCCGCCAGTATTGATGCTGGTCAACGCGTTCCCTTCGAATCTGGCGGTTGTGATTGAGGACTTCACGACCGAGAGCGGGTTCCTCGACTTCTACGTCGGATCGCTGATCGCCGGCAGCATCCTCACCATGCCGCGCGCACTGCTCATCAAGGCGGGCGCACGCTACGCCTTCCCTCTGGTCACGGTCATCCTGTCGGTGTTCGCGGTCGTCGGCGGTCTCGGCGCCCTCTTCGGGTTCGGCTTCCGTGACGCGATCCTGTTCGTCGCGGCCCCGGTTGTCGGAGGCGGCATCGGGGCCGGCGCCGTTCCGATGTCGGAGATGTACGCCGCCGCGCTGGACGGGTCCTCCGCCGATCACATGTCACGCCTTGTCCCGGCCGTCGTGGTCGCCAACACACTGGCGATTCTCATCGCCGGAGTCTGGGGTGGCCTCACGAAGAAGCATCGACAGTATTTTCCCGGTTTCGACGGGCAGGGAGTGCTGGTCCGTGGTGGCAGCAAATCCTCCGACGACTTCCGGGTACCGCCACGTCCGACCGGGGCGTTCTTCGGTCCGATGGCCGTCGGGCTCGCCCTCACCGGAGCGCTGTTCATCTTCGGCCAGATCATCAACCATTTCGTGCCCGAGGTGCACGGCTACGCCTGGACGATCCTCGCCGCCGCACTACTCAAGATCTTCAACATCCTGCCCGAGTTCATGACCGAGGCCGTTGGCGGTTGGTACGGCTTCGTCGCCGGCCGGCTCACCCCCGCCCTCCTGGTCGGTATCGGGGTCTCGTTGCTTGACCTCAGCATGCTCGGTTCCTTGCTCTCCAACCCCGCCCACCTCGCACTCACCGCGGTCGGCGTCCTCACCGCGACACTGATCGCCGGCATCGCCGGGTGGCTCGTGCGCATGTACTTCGTCGAGACCTCGGTCGCCGTGGGTCTGGGCACCACCGACATGGGCGGTACCGGCGACGTCGCCGTCGTGAGCGCCTCGAACCGTCTCGAACTGATGCCGTTCATGCAGGTCTCAAGCCGAATCGGTGGGGCCCTCGTATTGCTCCTCCTGTCCTTCCTTCTCCCCTTCCTCACCTGA
- a CDS encoding carbohydrate ABC transporter permease, whose amino-acid sequence MTHQQGNVVVRYGSLALVMGFILLPGLWLLVSSFESNRTLFASEPTWWLEDGTLENYAWAIGGRGLDIGGLMVNSLIVCALTALITAIFACLAGYGLARYQGWGARIAIVVLLVAQMVQGPMITLPWYQIAMNLDLLDTRTILVLVYQTITLPAAVWLMSGFFRSIPRDLEDAAYVDGASRLRTLITVVLPLAKPGITAIALYAFILAWNDYQYALIFTSTPGTRTVQIGIAQVMASLGATNWGGILAAGVLAVIPVIVLFALAQRTLIQGLTSGAVKH is encoded by the coding sequence ATGACCCACCAGCAGGGAAACGTGGTCGTCCGGTACGGATCGCTGGCCCTGGTCATGGGCTTCATCCTGTTGCCGGGACTGTGGCTGCTCGTCTCCTCCTTCGAGTCCAACCGGACCCTCTTCGCCTCCGAACCCACGTGGTGGCTGGAGGACGGCACCCTGGAGAACTACGCGTGGGCGATCGGTGGCCGGGGCCTCGACATCGGCGGGCTGATGGTCAACTCACTGATCGTGTGCGCCCTCACCGCGCTCATCACCGCGATCTTCGCCTGCCTCGCCGGCTACGGCCTCGCCCGCTACCAGGGGTGGGGCGCCCGGATCGCGATCGTCGTCCTGCTCGTCGCCCAGATGGTGCAGGGCCCGATGATCACGCTGCCGTGGTACCAGATCGCGATGAACCTGGACCTCCTGGACACCCGAACCATCCTCGTCCTCGTGTACCAGACCATCACCCTGCCGGCGGCGGTCTGGCTGATGAGCGGCTTCTTCCGCAGCATCCCCCGCGACCTCGAGGACGCCGCCTACGTCGACGGCGCCTCCCGCCTGCGAACCCTCATCACCGTGGTCCTCCCCCTGGCGAAACCGGGAATCACCGCGATCGCCCTCTACGCCTTCATCCTCGCCTGGAACGACTACCAGTACGCCCTCATATTCACCAGCACCCCCGGCACCCGCACCGTCCAGATCGGCATCGCCCAAGTCATGGCCAGCCTCGGCGCCACCAACTGGGGAGGCATCCTCGCCGCCGGAGTCCTCGCCGTCATCCCCGTCATCGTCCTGTTCGCCCTCGCCCAACGCACCCTCATCCAGGGCCTGACCAGCGGAGCGGTGAAGCACTGA